In the genome of Microtus ochrogaster isolate Prairie Vole_2 chromosome 14 unlocalized genomic scaffold, MicOch1.0 chr14_random_1, whole genome shotgun sequence, the window AATCAACACTGTATCAGTCCACAGACCAGAGCTGCAGCCACTTACTCTAGGAGCTAGGACCTAGTACTTGCATTTTCAGTTTCTTCCGTTGCCCAGAGATTTGTTCTCACCTCATGCTCCCTACTAGAGATTGATCAGGAGGCTGGGTCCCCTGTTGTCCTGGCATGGGGTCTAGGCTTTTGGAGGCCTGGTTATTTGTACCTTGTTTGTACCAAAGAGGAGCATGGGGATTGAGGAAGGTGCAGTGCAGTTGGGTTTGGGCCCAACACTGGGAACCTGCCAGCCAAGCACTTCTACAAGGGCATGCTCCAGGGGCATATGCTGTGGAAGGTGGCACTGGGTCCTCCCCTAGAGAGGGGTAACACGGGTCCAGGAGTCTGAGATGGCACTGGGTGAGTACAGTCTGGCACAGGCTACAGTGGGAGGTGGAAGTGAACCCTCTAGGCAAAGTCCTGGCAACTCCAGGTCCAGGTCCAGGTCCTGATTCTTAGAAGATAAATTGTTCCTGATGGGTAATTGGGCTGGGTGAGGATCTGAAGGCTTCAGaggttaatttttgttttggaagCTGTGTCCCAAACCCAAAAGGAAGACTTTGTATTGAATAAGCTCTTTGGAGGAAGGCATGTATCTGGAAGAGCAAGGTGTAAGAGGTCAGCAGAGTGGTAGTGGACCCATTGGAGCCTGCTCTTTCTAGGGTGCTGCCAAGAAATCCAGCCTCACccccaggaaaggagagaagaatccTAGGAGGCAGGGGCTGCAGCCAGATGTTAAATGCTTTTGGAATCTCTTAGATGTGGAAATATTTTTTCGAACATGAAATTGCAGCTGGTAGAATTTCAATGGAAGTATAAtccatgtaaaatatattttagttgatATTTTGTAAAATGCACTTTTTGTGTGTGTCGATCCTGGTTTCCCAGATCTGTATTTCAGTGTTTACAAGGGAGGGGGTACCTTTCCTAACCTCCCTTCTGACAGAGATTAGAAGtacttctttaagaaaaataaataaatttgagaaaTTGTATTGATTTAGAAAAGAATCTTTTCCTGTGTGTCTTATTTTGGGGGGGGCATGTAAATATGAAGGGGCTTGCCGTTGTTTCGGGTCCTGATTAATTACTCTTGGCAACACAAGGGCACACTAAGGCTGGTGAGGTTGCAAAGCtagaagaaaaggagaatggaaagaggaaatgggagCGTGCAGTTAGCCTTGAGGCAGCCATGGCTTCTGGGTTTGTGAAATTCTTGGCTTACCAATACTGACCTGAGTGGGAGTGAAGCACTTCTGGACTCTTGAAGATAACAGTACTGGCTAGAAACTCGCCTCAGTGTCCTGCAACTGGCATTCCTTTTGTGGGATGGAACAGAGTTTCTGACTGGTGGAGTGGCTATGGACCTTAGCTAGCCCTACCTTGCTAGCCTGATCCAAATCCATGTTGGTGGAAATGATGGGGAGAGGCAGAGCTTTCATCCCCAATGCTCTCTACAGAGGTTCACGATAGGGGCGGCCATCAGTATGCTGCCCACAAGAGTTGTCATTTTGTAGACAGATGTGGTACCAAGTAATCTCACCACCAGAAGTCCGTATATACATTGACTGGAAGCCGACAGCAGTGTGGTTGGTGCAGGGTCAGAAGTAACCTGGAAAGGTACCTCGTCCCGCTGAGCCAACTCCCGGGACTTGAGGACCTCTGAACCTCCCAGTTCTATGCCTTAGTACCTGTGTTCTCTGAGCCTGGGTTTGGAGGCTCACACTTTCAGCATTCAGAATAAGCAAGCCTCATCGCTGTTACTGGCTACTCCTTCCATCACCCTCTGGATATAACCTGTCCTAAGGTCAACACTTCCTCCACCCATCTAGTGTTGTGCTCTGTCATGACTAGAAATTGTTTTAGAGGAAGATCAGCATAGACAGAcatggtggaacatgcctgtaatctcagcactcaggagtctgaggcaggaagatccagaggtcagccttgacACCTCTGAAAACCTTGAAACAatctataaggaaaaaaaaagcagcgtCACAACTATGCCCAGAATTTACCTGTCAAGTGGCTGTGACGACTGAAGAAAATAATGCAAAACTTACCTTTGACCtccaattctgttctgtctatttcACAACCTTGTCAGACCCCATATTCAGATTCAAACGAGTGTTTAACTCTGTTCAGACAGGAACCGGTTGAATACCATCTTTCAAAGTGCTCTGAGAACTGACCGTATGTAGCCCACATGGCCACCCTGATGCCACTGGCATGTCTTGCCTCCAAATGAGGAGTCTCTTTTTGTGTGCTTGCTGCGTTGCTGCGTTCCGTTGTGCTTGCAGGCTACACGTAGACCCGAGGTGCTTGTCCTTCTACCCAGAATGTCCCAGTTAGCCTTCTGCTTCAGAGTTGGTAGGGGTTATTCCATCTACAGACAGATCAGCGCTGCTCGGTGGATAACCCCCAGGAATGTCACCATGGAGACGTTAGCCAGGGCTTGACAGAGTGGCCCTGTCCTGgactgagggagggaaggacggcTAAGGACCATACTTTTTGAACCCGCAGAGTGGTGGCCAGCCCTGCCTTCAGATCACCCGTTGGAGGACCGGCTTTGCCAGGGCAGTTTTAAGGTAGTATGGTGGGTGCAAGTCTTATGTTCAGCTCCCAGAGGGCACGTGTTGCAAAACGTCTAGCTCTTTTCTACTTTCCAGGTCTCATTGAGCTTTTCTCCCCGGGCCCGGGGGTCTGGAATGGCCCTGACTCAAACGTCTTTTCCCGGGCAAGGGTCTGCCTTCAGCCTCCCCAGAAAGCTCCTACGACTCGGGCACCCGCCTctctccccgccccacccccgaCTTGGGCCCGCCCCCGAGCCTGTATCACggcggggaggggggcggggTGGAGAGCAGCCGGGCGGGACATCCGGCCCTGGTCCCAAGCTGCACCCGGGAGCTGGCCACCCACTAACCCTCCCGCCCCGagatctccagcccccaactgcAGTCGCCTCCCCAGCAGTCCCGAGATCGGCCTAGTCTGCCTGGATCACCATGTTTCCTCGCCCTCTGACCCCACTGGCGGTCCCAAAAGGCGCCGAGCCCCTGGGCCGCACGCCGAGGCGGGCCCAAATGAGTAGGGCCCGTGCTGGGCTCGGGGGGCCACCCTTGCTGCTGCCGTCCATGCTGATGTTTGCAGTGATCGTGGCCTCCAGCGGGCTACTGCTCATGATCGAGCGGGGCATCCTATCGGAGATGAAACCCCTTCCCCTCCACCCTTCCAGTCACAAAGGCGCGGCCTGGCGTGGGACAGCTCCCAAGCCTGGAGGCCTATCCTTGGATGCTGGGGACTCGGACTTGCAAGTGCGGGAGGACGTCCGAAACCGGACCTTGAGGGCGGTGTGCGGACAACCGGGCATGCCCCGGGACCCCTGGGACTTGCCGGTGGGACAACGGCGCACCCTACTGCGCCACATCCTCGTAAGTGACCGCTACCGCTTTCTCTACTGCTACGTCCCCAAAGTGGCCTGCTCTAACTGGAAGCGCGTGCTGAAGGTGCTGGCGGGCGTCCTGGACAACGTGGACGTCCGCCTCAAGATGGACCACCGCAGTGACCTGGTGTTTCTGGCAGACTTGCGGCCTGAGGAGATTCGCTATCGTCTGCAGCATTACTTCAAGTTCCTGTTTGTGCGAGACCCCTTGGAACGCCTCCTGTCTGCTTACCGCAACAAGTTTGGGGAAATCCGAGAGTATCAGCAGCGCTATGGAGCTGAAATTGTCAGGCGCTACAGGGCTGGAGCTGGCCCCAGTCCTGCAGGGGACGATGTCaccttcccagagttcctgagATACCTGGTGGATGAGGATCCTGATCATATGAATGAGCACTGGATGCCTGTGTACCACCTGTGCCAACCATGTGCTGTGCACTACGACTTTGTGGGTTCTTATGAGAGGCTGGAGGCTGATGCCAACCAGGTGCTCGAGTGGGTGCGAGCCCCACCCCATGTCCGGTTCCCAGCTCGCCAGGCCTGGTACCGGCCGGCTAGCCCGGAAAGTCTGCATTACCACCTGTGCAATGTCCCGCGAGCCCTGCTTCAGGATGTGCTGCCTAAGTATATCCTGGACTTCTCCCTCTTTGCGTACCCACTGCCCAATGTCACCAGGGAAGCCTGTCGCCAGTGACAGTAGTGAGCCGGCAACTTTTGGAGTTTGGTTTTAATGACATCGGCTTCAAGGTACCTTTCAGAGAATCCTCTGGCTCTGGGGCTTGCCAGTTTCTCTAGATGTCTCCATATCTCAGTGGCTGGGACTCAGGCTGTCCTTGTCCACGGTAGGGCCAGACACAAGTGTGTTACTCAAGCCATATGTTTGATCTAAAGACTGCCTCCAGGCCTCTTGCTGCTGGGCCTGTGCCGTTCACCTGGTCCATCGGAATGTAACCTGTGGCCAAATCCCAAAGGTGGGACCAGCCGAGCACATGATCACGCCTGGGACCAATGGCTCTGACCCCCGTTTGCTCACCCCATGGACCTCGGGACTGGAGCGAGCTGTGGTGCCTTATACATGAATTTTGAGCCTTTGTACTCCAGACTTTGAATTCCCtacacatttttcattttcccaaggaaagaaaaactggaagTAGGGCCCTTACCTCACAGCTCTAAGATCCAGCCCTTCAAGCATCCAAAGACGTGTGCGCCTGACCTCTTCCTAGGGCTCTTGGAGCATCTTCAATAAACCTCCCTTCCCTACAAAGCCTTTGAGATTGTGTCTTAGCCTGTGTATCTGGCTGTCACTTGTctaatgcatttatttaaaatgtgtgtgtgtatatacatacatacatacatacatacatacatacatacatacattatttgtttctctgtacagccctggctgtcctggaattcactttgtagatcaggctggtttcaaacccagagatctgcttgcctttgcctcctgagtgctgggattaaaggcatgagtttCTATGCCCagttaaatgtgtatatattgatAGAATCTTTGTAAGGACTGACttttaataaagctgttttgtaTACAAAGTGAGTGTTTTCTGTGATTGCCCTCAGTTCCCATGgttgctggggtggggaggagaccCCTACATGCTTGCCCCCCCCCAGATCAAAAGAGGAAGCTTTCAGTTAGGAGCAGTAAGACCTAACTAAACCTGCTTACCTAGGTCCAGTGGCCAGTGGCCCCTGTCACACTGGGGCCTTAAATTAAAGATGGAGCCTTTTGGGACTTCTAAAAGGCTCACAGACTCAGTTTCTAAGATGCCATTTTAAAAGGCAAGGCCGGTCAAGAATGACATCAGCCAGAAGAGGGGAGTGTACACACCTCTTAATCCAAAAACCCTGGGGGGCAGGGGGCGGGCAGggtttgtggtcagcctggtaCATACAGGAagtccagaccagcctgagctatacagtgtGCCCTCAGGTACAAAGCACACATAGGTACCTGGAATGAGGGCTGGAGAAGAGGTTCAGAGGGTAAATCTAGGACTGGAGCTCAAATCTCAGCACCCACCTCTggtgctcacagctgcctggaactcctgctcccaggggatccagcagctctgagctctgggtaccaatacacacacagatgcacacaaacaCCCAGGATTAAAGGTGAAGTGAGgtagagaagaagaaggggatgAATAGGAGGCGTGGGCTCTGCACTGTCTTAGGGCAGGCAGggagactttgttgttgttttgtttttctggctttggctttggtggttttatttttttaattttggtttggttttgatttgggttttttttttaattttggttggtttggtttttaggtttttggttttttgagacagagttctgtctctatgtagccttggctgccctagaacttgatacgtagactagactggcctcgaactcagagatccacttgcctcatgtctctgagtgatggaattaaagatgtgggccaccatgcaggctaattttttttttcaatacagggtttctctgtgtatctatctgactgtcctggaactcactctgtagataaaCCAGACTAgatcatagagatctgcctgcccctgcctccctgagagctgggattaaaggcatgtaccaacattgcctggcttaattttctttttaaggtatGGTGGCCCGGctatactttttttattttgagttgttGTGgggagagttcttttttttttttttttttttttttggtttttcgagacagggtttctctgtggctttggagcctgtcctggaactagctctgtaaaccaggctggtctcgaactcacagagatctgcctgcctctgcctcccaagtgctgggattaaagggagaGTTCTTATTATACCTAGGTTGGACTTACAATCCTGATGTCTCAGTCTCTGGAGCAGCCTGAATTACAGAGGCCTACCACCATGTCTGCTAGGAAAACCCCTTAATGGAGAAGCTCCCATCCCTACCCCAGCATTTTCAAACAAGAAGAAGGTAATGTGTGAACAAGGGGAGAGCTGAGGATTACAAGAAGATACTGTCACTAAGTCCTAGGAGCCTCGAGGACCTCAGGAGTCCTCCTATCCcgctcccttctctttctttctcacttggGGTGTCACCTATCTAGAGTCACTGAGCATAGGCAACCTAGGAAGCCCAGAGAATGCAAGGCCCCGATGCTGGCTCTTCTTCATTCCACTTAATACTGAGGGGTTCAGTTCTCTAAAGTGTCTACATTGTATTTTACAGATGTAGGGATCGAGCAGCCCACTCAAAGAGTCCACCCCAGGTATACATGCCTCCCAggtaggagggaagaaaaggcagacacacagacacatgggccAACCGACCACACCGGGAAGTCTAGAAAGTTTGTGGAAGGTGGGAATagagaggagaaaggatagaAAGCCAGGATTGCATGAAGGACTGATGGGCTTGCAGACAGGGGCAGATTTCTCCACTCTTATTTGGAAAGAATAAGCCCAACCTAACTGGCCAGCAACACCCTctaaaggggaagggggaagaccAAACGAGGTCCTTGATAGGATTAGCGTAGCAGTTCTTGACAACCTGGCAGACAAGGGATCCTGATGGCCAGAGGTGGACAGCTGTGATGTAGAAGTGAAGTAGAAAGAGCGGAGGGAACAAGACAAACAGTACCTGCTGGACTTCTTAAAAAAGGTCCACAAGGAAATGATGGAGAGTTGTGAGGCCTCACTGGCTCTAGTGGGGAACGGGCTTACCCTGGGTGCCCAGGCCAGACCTGGAGGGTGCTGTGGGGTCACATCAGGAGGACTTCAGGACTGGATGCTAAAACTGcttcttttagatttctttagAATTCTTGCCTTTCCCTGGGTCAGTTGTGAtcccacagagaaaaaccctatgCTATAAGTTGGCTCCTTGGAGAAATAGGGCCCCTCAAAAGTAACTCCGCCCACAACAACTCAGGCTCCCTGGACGCATGGGGATGAGCGTTAACTTCTGTAGGGTCACCTGAGTCTGGGCCTGACTCCACTTCCAAGTCCTAGAACCTGTCCATTTCTCTGCCTGTCTGAAGCTGCTGCAAAGAAACCACCTTAAACTCTCAGGTCTTTTCCCCTCCACTCAGGAAAATACACCATACTGAGCCCTGCAGGAAGCCAGAAAGGCACCCACCTTCCTGGCAGAATATAGAACCCTCGCTTCTAGGTGATCCAGTCACCAGAGGAACCAGGCTCCTAGGATGGCCTTTCTTTGCTCATGCTAGGCGGGCGCTCTACCAGTGAGGGGCATCCCCAGCCtttgtggcttttgtttcttaaatatttaattaggtGGGGGGCGGGGCGCGAGCATACCATAGCAAAGCCTTGGCAGTGAGAGGGCAGCCTTGAGTGTGTCCTTGCCTTTCTCcgtgttgagacagggtccttgCTGTTTTGTCACTGTGGACGCCAGGCCAGATGACCTTTAAGCTTCTAGAGATTCTCCTGTTGTCACCTCCTGTCTCCTCAGAGGAGCACATGAGTTACTGTGTTCAGCAGTGGATGGGCAgaggggattcaaactcagatcctgaAGTCTTTATTCATCTCCAAacctcttgtttatttgtttg includes:
- the Chst14 gene encoding carbohydrate sulfotransferase 14, translated to MFPRPLTPLAVPKGAEPLGRTPRRAQMSRARAGLGGPPLLLPSMLMFAVIVASSGLLLMIERGILSEMKPLPLHPSSHKGAAWRGTAPKPGGLSLDAGDSDLQVREDVRNRTLRAVCGQPGMPRDPWDLPVGQRRTLLRHILVSDRYRFLYCYVPKVACSNWKRVLKVLAGVLDNVDVRLKMDHRSDLVFLADLRPEEIRYRLQHYFKFLFVRDPLERLLSAYRNKFGEIREYQQRYGAEIVRRYRAGAGPSPAGDDVTFPEFLRYLVDEDPDHMNEHWMPVYHLCQPCAVHYDFVGSYERLEADANQVLEWVRAPPHVRFPARQAWYRPASPESLHYHLCNVPRALLQDVLPKYILDFSLFAYPLPNVTREACRQ